The following are encoded together in the Candidatus Methylomirabilis oxygeniifera genome:
- a CDS encoding Fatty acid desaturase, which yields MYDYEKKAAVVAQQETPDFSRREIKKLVHDLFTPKPLLYWTDFLVTVSIGYGFAAIYLTAPAFSLLQIAAMLLSGLALFRVGIFIHELVHREEPSMIGFHIAWNLLVGMPLLMHSFLYRNHLDHHHPRKFGTPADGEYLPLGSAPLRETALYFAQVPVLPIMAAFRFLILVPLSFLNPRWRRWLLECRSSYAIDPYYRRTIPSTERLDLWAALDLLGFVWVVGALTLILSGVIAWTTIGLLYCLAIWTIGLNWIRTLAAHRFMNEGGNMTYEEQVEDSLTIGGHSLLSYLLFPIGLRYHTIHHLFPLMPYHAMGEAHRRLMNGLPEDSVYRKTIVPGLVAVLRDLLRHASLAGKAGRNPMQVWRHPETATYAR from the coding sequence TTGTACGATTATGAAAAAAAAGCGGCGGTTGTCGCTCAGCAAGAGACTCCGGATTTTTCCCGCCGGGAGATCAAGAAGCTCGTTCACGATCTATTCACGCCCAAGCCGCTACTCTATTGGACCGATTTCCTGGTTACGGTGTCCATCGGGTACGGTTTTGCCGCAATCTACCTGACGGCGCCGGCCTTCTCGCTGCTTCAGATTGCCGCAATGTTGTTGTCCGGACTGGCGTTGTTTCGGGTCGGCATCTTCATTCATGAGCTTGTCCACAGGGAGGAACCCTCCATGATAGGATTTCATATCGCCTGGAATCTTCTTGTCGGGATGCCCCTGCTCATGCATTCATTTCTGTACAGGAATCACCTCGACCATCATCACCCACGCAAGTTCGGAACGCCCGCCGATGGTGAGTATCTACCCCTGGGCTCGGCTCCCCTTCGAGAAACTGCGTTGTATTTCGCACAAGTCCCGGTCCTGCCGATCATGGCCGCCTTCCGCTTTCTGATCCTCGTGCCGTTGTCGTTCCTGAATCCCCGTTGGCGAAGGTGGCTCCTCGAGTGTCGGTCATCCTATGCGATCGATCCCTACTATAGGCGCACCATCCCATCAACGGAACGTCTGGATCTCTGGGCTGCGCTTGACCTGCTCGGCTTTGTCTGGGTGGTCGGTGCTCTTACCTTGATTCTCAGCGGTGTGATCGCATGGACGACGATCGGGCTCTTGTATTGCCTGGCCATCTGGACGATCGGCCTGAACTGGATTCGTACTCTTGCTGCGCACCGGTTTATGAATGAGGGCGGCAACATGACGTATGAGGAGCAGGTTGAAGACTCCCTCACCATCGGGGGGCATTCCCTCCTGTCGTATCTCCTGTTTCCGATCGGTTTGCGGTACCACACCATTCATCACCTGTTCCCGCTGATGCCCTATCATGCGATGGGCGAGGCGCATCGCCGCCTGATGAATGGGCTTCCCGAAGACTCGGTGTACAGAAAGACGATCGTCCCCGGTTTGGTGGCTGTGCTCCGAGATCTCCTGCGTCACGCCAGTCTGGCAGGAAAGGCCGGCCGCAATCCGATGCAGGTGTGGCGCCATCCGGAAACGGCGACGTATGCGCGATAA
- a CDS encoding protein of unknown function (Evidence 5 : No homology to any previously reported sequences), which translates to MYIVTWPLWSKSSFLTAGQSYPGGDNTTRLSSTRFILSTTYAEFLLMGISEHVKV; encoded by the coding sequence ATGTACATCGTCACATGGCCCTTGTGGAGTAAGAGTTCGTTCCTCACCGCGGGCCAATCGTATCCTGGAGGCGACAATACGACGCGACTCAGTAGTACCCGGTTCATTTTAAGTACAACTTACGCAGAGTTTTTATTGATGGGGATTTCCGAGCATGTCAAGGTGTAA
- a CDS encoding exported protein of unknown function (Evidence 5 : No homology to any previously reported sequences), protein MLQQWVRLALLLALVVMLPLLDPNPALAGQEITAAVAYAGSPSFADTMANSRTTFASSDGISFAAFIDTDGLSWSSVTIQAYIFDQLGKLRHVETTSFSNSFSGGLWRLGVTVGAGILPTGQYRWLVAVIGNDGTTFASTLQPLVIQ, encoded by the coding sequence ATGTTGCAACAATGGGTGAGACTCGCTCTACTCCTCGCTTTGGTTGTGATGCTCCCACTTCTCGATCCGAATCCTGCACTTGCCGGTCAGGAGATCACGGCCGCAGTCGCCTATGCGGGGAGCCCATCCTTTGCGGATACCATGGCAAATTCCCGAACTACTTTCGCCTCCAGCGACGGCATCAGCTTTGCGGCATTCATCGATACCGATGGCCTGTCTTGGTCCTCAGTAACCATACAGGCGTATATCTTCGACCAACTGGGTAAACTGCGACATGTGGAAACCACCTCGTTTAGCAACTCGTTTAGTGGAGGGCTCTGGCGTTTGGGAGTGACCGTGGGCGCTGGAATACTTCCGACCGGACAGTATCGGTGGCTGGTGGCCGTGATCGGGAATGACGGGACCACCTTTGCCTCGACGCTTCAACCTCTCGTAATTCAGTAG
- a CDS encoding protein of unknown function (Evidence 5 : No homology to any previously reported sequences) — MSRCKPFRATSENCILITQEVTNLEMLMLHLTGHYWTRLFNEYREDRSDNEESDQCHERKKQQWVISKLEAHTISEAKYLSAVGWDE, encoded by the coding sequence ATGTCAAGGTGTAAACCATTTCGAGCTACGTCAGAAAACTGTATCCTTATAACACAAGAAGTTACAAACCTCGAAATGCTGATGTTACATTTAACCGGACACTACTGGACGCGGCTATTTAATGAATATCGCGAAGATCGCTCCGATAATGAGGAGAGCGATCAATGCCACGAACGGAAGAAGCAGCAGTGGGTAATCTCGAAGCTTGAGGCGCATACGATCTCCGAAGCTAAATATTTAAGTGCTGTAGGCTGGGATGAGTGA
- a CDS encoding putative DAG-kinase catalytic domain (Presumed) (Evidence 3 : Function proposed based on presence of conserved amino acid motif, structural feature or limited homology) — protein MLQGMMPAHGKSDASRASGACLPLDKHGTRRVGVLINPESGTNREGLQALLHVLDQYKPVIHRYVVGPASVAGALAAMAAQRVDVVAVCGGDGTVQAVLTALLHNGPFAALPSLALIAGGTSNMTAADVGVVGKPARALRRLLAWSEGRGPTGQVVRRAILRVDGGADRAPQFGMFFSAAGIVDVTRARWATRRRARSKPMRGALGTAVTVSRYLLGLALGRRVVEPTPISVRLDGRSHSANNYLALFITTLERLNPGIRPYWGEGHGPLRYTAVAYQPRNLLLAAPSLIRGRRSRYLTPESGYASGNIHEAVLQLQTECALDGELLGSATPRPLAVTCGGEVNFVRL, from the coding sequence ATGTTGCAAGGTATGATGCCAGCGCACGGGAAGAGTGACGCGAGTCGTGCATCCGGTGCGTGCCTGCCGTTGGACAAACACGGCACGAGGCGGGTCGGCGTGCTGATCAACCCGGAGAGCGGGACGAATCGAGAGGGTCTTCAGGCCCTCCTACACGTCCTGGACCAGTATAAGCCGGTGATCCACCGGTATGTCGTCGGCCCGGCAAGTGTAGCCGGCGCTCTTGCGGCAATGGCTGCCCAGCGAGTGGATGTCGTGGCTGTCTGCGGTGGGGATGGAACCGTCCAGGCTGTGTTGACTGCCCTGTTACACAACGGACCCTTTGCCGCATTGCCGTCCCTGGCGCTCATTGCAGGAGGGACCTCGAATATGACCGCTGCCGATGTCGGCGTAGTCGGCAAGCCGGCGCGGGCATTGCGGCGCCTGTTGGCATGGTCTGAGGGAAGGGGCCCGACGGGTCAGGTTGTGCGACGGGCGATCCTGCGAGTGGATGGCGGGGCGGACCGCGCGCCGCAGTTTGGGATGTTTTTCAGCGCGGCCGGCATCGTCGACGTCACCCGCGCCCGATGGGCGACCCGTCGGCGGGCCAGATCGAAACCGATGCGCGGCGCCTTGGGGACGGCTGTTACGGTCAGCCGGTATCTGCTGGGTCTTGCGCTTGGACGTCGAGTTGTCGAACCGACTCCGATCTCGGTCCGCTTAGACGGTCGGTCACACAGTGCGAATAACTACCTCGCGCTGTTCATCACGACCTTGGAACGGTTAAATCCCGGGATACGACCATACTGGGGCGAGGGACATGGTCCGCTCAGGTATACGGCGGTGGCCTATCAACCGCGGAACCTGCTGCTGGCTGCGCCTTCGCTTATCCGTGGCAGACGCAGCCGATACCTGACGCCGGAGTCCGGGTATGCGAGCGGGAATATCCATGAAGCCGTGTTGCAACTTCAGACGGAATGCGCGCTTGACGGAGAACTACTCGGGAGCGCGACGCCGCGCCCACTCGCGGTAACTTGCGGAGGGGAGGTTAACTTTGTACGATTATGA
- a CDS encoding conserved exported protein of unknown function (Evidence 4 : Homologs of previously reported genes of unknown function), producing the protein MNRVPAILSSLLLAYLLLLPWNVQALIEATEGACTRTSAAIDVRVQGVRSDRGNIMFVLYGDNPDDFLVKGKRIFKQQFAAKRGTVAFCVIVQKAGAYAASVYHDENGNKKFDRNWIGIPAEGAGFSNNPTLLLGPPSHAQAAFQVSNGPKRVEIQLNYSIVSGRQSPNLP; encoded by the coding sequence ATGAATCGCGTACCGGCTATCTTATCCAGCCTTTTGCTCGCGTACCTGCTCTTACTGCCATGGAATGTGCAAGCCCTGATCGAAGCAACCGAGGGGGCATGCACCCGCACTTCCGCCGCCATCGATGTTCGAGTACAGGGGGTGAGGAGCGATCGCGGCAACATTATGTTCGTCCTGTACGGCGACAATCCAGACGATTTTCTGGTAAAAGGGAAGAGGATCTTTAAGCAACAGTTTGCCGCGAAGCGCGGAACCGTGGCGTTCTGCGTGATCGTCCAAAAGGCGGGCGCCTATGCCGCCAGTGTGTACCACGATGAAAACGGCAACAAGAAATTTGATAGGAACTGGATCGGAATACCCGCCGAGGGCGCCGGTTTCTCGAATAATCCCACGCTGCTGTTAGGCCCACCCAGCCATGCGCAAGCGGCGTTTCAGGTCTCGAACGGCCCCAAGCGCGTGGAGATCCAGCTCAATTATTCCATCGTATCCGGACGACAAAGCCCTAATCTGCCATAG
- a CDS encoding conserved protein of unknown function (Evidence 4 : Homologs of previously reported genes of unknown function) — protein sequence MRDKPAAWTRLTSFIEQYSARPVTPGIRALADALLKQYGNGAAAILAYGSCFRNRTDEGLVDLCVLVDSYRSLPGAVWQHWLYRVLPPTVFYLEIPHNGRRLRAKYIVISREDFERGVSPRCFYSYLWGRFAQPAGVLYARDERNAHRVYKALAQAVVTFVGRVVPILPSMFDARDLWQQGLRLSYGTELRPERTDAVARLVDHSFDYYEQISRIGMECVQFDVRPIDEARTTRYRAAIPDSIRFIADLAWRIRKVHGKILNVLRLLKGLFTFKSGRDYILWKIERHSGMKVEVPPFYERYPWFATALILGRLYRRGAFR from the coding sequence ATGCGCGATAAACCGGCGGCGTGGACGCGGCTCACCTCTTTCATCGAACAGTATAGCGCGAGACCTGTGACGCCGGGGATTCGTGCGCTGGCCGACGCGCTTCTAAAGCAGTACGGCAACGGCGCTGCCGCAATACTCGCATACGGTTCCTGCTTTCGCAACCGGACGGATGAGGGGCTTGTCGACCTGTGCGTGCTGGTCGACAGCTACCGGTCTCTCCCTGGAGCCGTATGGCAGCACTGGCTCTACCGGGTCCTACCTCCCACGGTATTTTATCTGGAGATCCCGCACAACGGCCGCCGGCTTCGGGCAAAATATATCGTGATCTCACGCGAAGATTTCGAGCGAGGCGTCTCGCCGCGCTGTTTCTATTCGTATCTCTGGGGTAGGTTCGCACAACCTGCGGGGGTACTGTATGCCAGAGACGAGCGAAACGCCCATCGGGTCTACAAGGCATTAGCCCAGGCCGTCGTCACATTTGTGGGTCGTGTCGTGCCGATTCTGCCGTCTATGTTCGATGCCCGCGATCTGTGGCAACAGGGGCTGCGCCTGAGCTATGGCACTGAATTGAGACCTGAGCGGACGGACGCCGTCGCGCGGCTGGTTGACCACTCTTTTGATTACTATGAGCAGATCAGTCGCATCGGAATGGAGTGCGTGCAGTTCGATGTGCGACCGATCGACGAGGCTCGGACAACCAGATACCGTGCGGCAATCCCGGACTCGATCCGTTTCATTGCCGACCTTGCATGGCGCATTCGGAAAGTACACGGAAAAATACTGAACGTCCTGCGTCTGCTGAAAGGACTATTCACGTTCAAGAGCGGCAGGGACTATATCCTGTGGAAGATCGAACGACATTCCGGCATGAAAGTAGAAGTGCCGCCGTTCTACGAGCGTTACCCATGGTTCGCAACGGCGTTGATCCTCGGAAGGCTCTATCGGCGCGGGGCGTTCCGTTAG